In Malus sylvestris chromosome 16, drMalSylv7.2, whole genome shotgun sequence, the following are encoded in one genomic region:
- the LOC126607906 gene encoding homogentisate phytyltransferase 1, chloroplastic-like isoform X2, producing the protein MDSALVGSFSKASLGGNVWRRDNLHKNCFSGSYVAVRVSRCRAWDILESYCGVGSQQHLFQRNTGGTKEKSTFYRGHDKKFLVNATAGNPLESEPEAYNPKSIWNSIKNAIDAFYRFSRPHTVIGTALSIISVSLLAVKNLSDLSPLFFTGVLEAVVAAFFMNIYIVGLNQLSDIDIDKVNKPYLPLASGEYSVGTGIMIVTSFLIMSFWLGWVVGSWPLFWALFVSFVLGTAYSINLPLLRWKRSAVVAAMCILAVRAVIVQLAFFLHMQMHVYKRPAAFSRPLIFATAFMSFFSVVIALFKDIPDIDGDKIFGIRSFTVRMGQNRVFWICISLLEMAYGVAVLLGASSGFMLSKCVTVLGHTILALVLWNRAKSVDLNSKAAITSFYMFIWKLFYAEYLLIPLVR; encoded by the exons GTTCATATGTAGCAGTCAGAGTTTCAAGGTGCAGAGCATGGGATATCCTAGAAAGTTACTGTGGTGTTGGATCTCAGCAACATCTTTTTCAGCGAAATACCGGAGGCACTAAGGAAAAGTCTACATTCTACAGGGGGCATGATAAAAAGTTCTTGGTGAATGCTACTGCAGGCAACCCTCTTGAATCTGAACCTGAAGCCTATAATCCGAAAAGCATATGGAACTCTATCAAAAATGCCATAGATGCTTTTTACAGGTTTTCAAGGCCGCACACAGTTATAGGCACA GCATTGAGCATAATTTCAGTTTCTCTCCTTGCAGTCAAGAATCTGTCAGATTTGTCTCCATTATTTTTCACGGGGGTGCTGGAG gctGTAGTTGCTGCTTTCTTTATGAATATTTACATTGTTGGGTTGAATCAGTTGTCTGACATCGATATAGACAAG GTTAACAAGCcttatcttccgttggcatctgGGGAATATTCAGTTGGAACCGGCATCATGATTGTGACATCTTTTCTAATTATG AGCTTTTGGCTTGGATGGGTTGTTGGTTCATGGCCATTGTTTTGGGCCCTTTTCGTCAGTTTTGTACTTGGAACTGCTTATTCAATCAAT TTGCCACTATTGAGATGGAAGAGGTCTGCTGTGGTTGCTGCAATGTGTATCCTAGCTGTTCGGGCAGTGATAGTCCAACTTGCTTTTTTCCTGCACATGCAG ATGCATGTGTACAAAAGACCAGCTGCCTTCTCGAGGCCACTAATCTTTGCAACTGCATTTATGAGCTTCTTCTCAGTTGTTATAGCATTATTTAAG GACATACCTGATATTGATGGAGATAAAATATTCGGCATCCGGTCTTTTACAGTACGCATGGGACAAAATCGG GTCTTTTGGATTTGTATTTCGCTACTTGAAATGGCTTATGGTGTTGCCGTTTTATTGGGAGCATCATCGGGCTTCATGTTGAGCAAATGCGTCACG GTTTTGGGACATACAATTTTGGCTTTGGTACTGTGGAACAGAGCCAAATCTGTCGATCTCAACAGCAAAGCTGCAATCACATCCTTTTACATGTTTATATGGAAG CTTTTCTACGCTGAGTATCTACTTATACCGCTTGTTAGATGA
- the LOC126607906 gene encoding homogentisate phytyltransferase 1, chloroplastic-like isoform X1 yields MDSALVGSFSKASLGGNVWRRDNLHKNCFSGSYVAVRVSRCRAWDILESYCGVGSQQHLFQRNTGGTKEKSTFYRGHDKKFLVNATAGNPLESEPEAYNPKSIWNSIKNAIDAFYRFSRPHTVIGTALSIISVSLLAVKNLSDLSPLFFTGVLEAVVAAFFMNIYIVGLNQLSDIDIDKVNKPYLPLASGEYSVGTGIMIVTSFLIMSFWLGWVVGSWPLFWALFVSFVLGTAYSINLPLLRWKRSAVVAAMCILAVRAVIVQLAFFLHMQMHVYKRPAAFSRPLIFATAFMSFFSVVIALFKDIPDIDGDKIFGIRSFTVRMGQNRVFWICISLLEMAYGVAVLLGASSGFMLSKCVTVLGHTILALVLWNRAKSVDLNSKAAITSFYMFIWKVNACYRYLNAIAVE; encoded by the exons GTTCATATGTAGCAGTCAGAGTTTCAAGGTGCAGAGCATGGGATATCCTAGAAAGTTACTGTGGTGTTGGATCTCAGCAACATCTTTTTCAGCGAAATACCGGAGGCACTAAGGAAAAGTCTACATTCTACAGGGGGCATGATAAAAAGTTCTTGGTGAATGCTACTGCAGGCAACCCTCTTGAATCTGAACCTGAAGCCTATAATCCGAAAAGCATATGGAACTCTATCAAAAATGCCATAGATGCTTTTTACAGGTTTTCAAGGCCGCACACAGTTATAGGCACA GCATTGAGCATAATTTCAGTTTCTCTCCTTGCAGTCAAGAATCTGTCAGATTTGTCTCCATTATTTTTCACGGGGGTGCTGGAG gctGTAGTTGCTGCTTTCTTTATGAATATTTACATTGTTGGGTTGAATCAGTTGTCTGACATCGATATAGACAAG GTTAACAAGCcttatcttccgttggcatctgGGGAATATTCAGTTGGAACCGGCATCATGATTGTGACATCTTTTCTAATTATG AGCTTTTGGCTTGGATGGGTTGTTGGTTCATGGCCATTGTTTTGGGCCCTTTTCGTCAGTTTTGTACTTGGAACTGCTTATTCAATCAAT TTGCCACTATTGAGATGGAAGAGGTCTGCTGTGGTTGCTGCAATGTGTATCCTAGCTGTTCGGGCAGTGATAGTCCAACTTGCTTTTTTCCTGCACATGCAG ATGCATGTGTACAAAAGACCAGCTGCCTTCTCGAGGCCACTAATCTTTGCAACTGCATTTATGAGCTTCTTCTCAGTTGTTATAGCATTATTTAAG GACATACCTGATATTGATGGAGATAAAATATTCGGCATCCGGTCTTTTACAGTACGCATGGGACAAAATCGG GTCTTTTGGATTTGTATTTCGCTACTTGAAATGGCTTATGGTGTTGCCGTTTTATTGGGAGCATCATCGGGCTTCATGTTGAGCAAATGCGTCACG GTTTTGGGACATACAATTTTGGCTTTGGTACTGTGGAACAGAGCCAAATCTGTCGATCTCAACAGCAAAGCTGCAATCACATCCTTTTACATGTTTATATGGAAGGTAAATGCTTGCTACCGCTACTTGAATGCAATTGCAGTGGAATAG